The genomic interval ATTCTTCCCCCACAAAAATGTCCAGTCTGTCAGTCAAAACTTGTCCGAGAAGCTGATGAAGTTGCCTTGCGTTGTATTAATGCCTCCTGTCCGGCCCAAATCAAGGGTCGGTTGCTACATTTTGCGTCACGTTCCGCAATGGACATTGAAGGTTTAGGGACAGTTCTAGTAAATACCTTGGTGGACAAAAAGTTAGTAAAAGATTTTGCTGATCTTTACCATTTACGATACGAGGATTTAATCAAATTAGAACGCATGGGCGATAAATCAGTAAAAAATCTTCTGTCGGCGATCGAGAAAAGCAAAAGTCGTCCCTATCGCAATGTATTATATGCCTTAGGAATCCGCCACGTAGGACTACATACGGCCCAAGTTCTGACAACGGCTTTCCCTTCAATTGAAAAATTACAAAATGCTACTTTTGAAGAAATCTCAAGTGTAATGGGGATCGGTCCAACAGTTGCTGAAAGTATTAAGAATTTCTTCTCGGATAAAGAAAATCTTCGTTTAATTGAACGGTTAAAGAAAGTGGGGTTAAAATTTTCTGAAAAACAAGAAGAGATTCGAAAAAAGCCTTTAGCTGGTAAAACTTTTGTAATTACTGGCACATTAAAAAATTATACACGGGAACAAGCAACTGAATTAATTTTCCGACTGGGCGGTAATGTTTCCTCTTCCGTTTCTAAAAAAACCGATTATCTTATTGTTGGCGCCGAACCTGGATCTAAATATGATAAAGCTAAAGCACTAGGAATAAAAATGATTTCTGAAGAAGAATTTCTGAAAATGATTAGTGAGAAATGAGAAATATGCTTGTCGGTCTGCTATTATTTTCAATATTTTTGGCATGGATAATCGTTTGTTGCTCATCATCAAAGCCGGATAATTTCTTTAGTCAGCGAAAAGAAATGGTTCAAACACAAATTGCAAGGCGAGGAATTAGAGACCGACGTGTTTTAGATGCGATGTTAAAAGTTCCGCGACATCTCTTTGTACCCAAAGAATATCTTGGCGAAGCGTATGCAGATTATCCACTACCGATTGGTGAAGGTCAAACTATCTCTCAACCTTATATTGTCGCTTTAATGACAGAATTAGCATCACTTCGCGGTACGGAAAAAGTTTTAGAAATCGGGACTGGTTCTGGATATCAAGCAGCAATTCTTTCGCTATTAGCTAAAGAAGTGTACACTATTGAAATTGTAGAAACGCTTGCGAAAGGCGCTGAAAAACGATTAAAAGAATTGGGTTATCACAATGTCTATGTCCGCCACGGTGATGGTTTTCTGGGTTGGCCCGAAGCTCAACCTTTTGATGTAGTAATTATCACCTGTGCCCTTTCTTATATTCCTGATTCGTTAATCTCTCAATTAAAAGATAATGGACGGATAGTCGCGCCAATTGGTAATGAATATGGATATCAAGTTTTAACCGTTTTCGAGAAAAAAGATAATAAATTAAAAAAGACCGAATACGAGCCAGTTCGATTTGTGCCCATGCGTGGTTTAATAGAAACCCAATAGATGTTTACTACCACATCTACTCTTGAATCGCCAGTTCAATATCTAAAAGGAATAGGGCCTAAAAAGGCGAAACATCTCAAGCGATTAAATGTCGAAACAATCGGAGATTTTTTGTTTCTTGTACCACGCCGATATATTGACCGATCAAATATCGTAAAAATTCGCGAACTTCCCTTAGACATTGAAGGTACAATTTTCGGAAAAATTGTGGCTACAAATGTTAAAATCACTAAAAACAAAGGACTTCTTGTTACAATCTTAGTTTCCGACAATACAGGAGTTTTAGAAGCAATATGGTTTAATCGGCCAGATTTAAAGGATAAATTTCGGGTTAATCAGAAAATTATTTTGTCAGGAATTGTAACTTTTCGATACAGAAAGCAAATGATTAATCCGTTCTATGAAATAATTCCTGAAAATACAAATAGTTCAAGAAAATCTATTGCAACCAATAATTTTGACCAATCTTTTAAATTTGTTTATACCGGAGGAATTATCCCAATTTATCCTTTAACCGAAGGATTAACAAATTGGGATATTCGACGCAGCATGCGTTATGCAATTGATACTTATTGTAATGATCTGAATGAAACCTTACCAATAAATATCTTAAGAAAATATAATTTCCCTAATATTGTACAAACAATCCAAAATATTCATTTTCCTGAAAAAATAACCGATGCCCAAATTGCATATAAAAGATTAGTTTTTGAAGAGTTTTTTTATTTCGAGTTAATTCTAGCATTACAGAAGCTGAATATTTTAAGAAGCACGAAAGGCTATATTTTAGAGGATAAGGGCATTCTTACTCAAAAATTTATCGCCTCCTTACCATTTAAATTAACCCCAGGGCAACTAAAAGTTCTTGACGAAATAAGAAATGATATGGCTAGACCGCGGCCGATGAATCGATTACTTCAAGGTGATGTAGGTTCAGGTAAGACTGTTATTGCAATTTATGCAATGCTTATTGCGATTGAAAACGGTTATCAAGCCGCATTAATGGCGCCAACAGAAATTTTAGCTGAACAACATTATTTCGTTTGGTATCAGCGACTAAAAGAGCTTGGAGTTAGTTCTTGTTTATTAACCGGCAGCACTAAGATTAAAGAACGAAAACTTTTATACGAAGGAATCAGGACCGGCAATATTAATCTTGTTTTCGGAACTCATGCACTAATCGAAGAAAATGTAATGTTTCATAAATTGGGTATAGCTGTCGTGGATGAGCAACACCGATTCGGAGTAATGCAAAGGGCAGCGCTTCTTAATAAAGGCATAAATCCGGATTTCTTAGTAATGACCGCAACCCCGATCCCTCGAACATTACAACTGACTATATACGGTGATTTAGATGTTTCCAAATTGGTTGAAAAACCCCCTGGACGAAAGAAAACAATAACTCGTATTGTTGACGAAAAGAATCGCAGTCAAGTTTATCAGTTTATAAAGGAGTCACTTACGAAAAAACGCCAGATATATATAGTATGTCCGCTTATCGACGAATCAGAAAAGATGGACCTACGAGCAGCTATAAAAACCTACCAAGAAATTCAAAGTATATTTAAAGAAGCAAGAGTAGGACTAATCCATGGACGAATCAAAAGTTCCGAGCGGATAAAAATCATGGAAGATTTCCGAAATCACCAGCTTGATATCCTAGTTACTACCACTGTGATCGAAGTCGGTATAGATATCCCAAATGCCTCGATAATGATAATTGAACACCCAGAGCGTTTCGGATTATCTCAACTCCACCAATTAAGAGGACGCATAGGCAGGGGAACTGAAGTTTCTTATTGTATTTTAATAACATCTGTTGGCCCGAATTCGATAGCATATGAACGATTAAAATTTTTTGAACAAACCGACGACGGGTTTCTTCTAGCCGAAAAGGATTTAGAAATTCGAGGCCCTGGTGAAATTTTTGGAACTAGACAACATGGCCTACCAGATTTTCACTTTGCTGATCTAAAAAGGGACGAACACTTACTATTTAAAGCACGAGATGAAGCATTCAGTCTTATTGAAAAGGATCCACGATTGGAACGATCCGAAAACCAACTAATACGAAATACTTTCCTAAAACGTTTTAAGAACCGAATTGGTTTATTGCGAGTTGGCTGATGACAAAGTATATAATTATTGGTCTAAGTATTCTGTTTTTAATTACTTGTAGCTCCAATTTACCAATATCGATTGGTAAAACTCGAGAAGTTGTTATCCTCTCGAACCATATAGATGCTATAAAAAAAATATTAAGCAATATACTGGAACGGCCAATTTATACAGTGCAACCGGAACCGGAATTTTTGATTAAATATCTTCCATTATCATCAATTGATCGATATTACAGATTTCATACCCTTTTTATTATAGGTTCAATCAATGAGGAACCAATAAATTCACTATTGAAACTATATGTTAAAAAAATCCTAAAAGATACTTTTGGGTTATATAACATTTCTGATTTATGGGCCAAAAATCAAAAGGTTTTTATATTTGCCGTTAGCGATTTAAAATATCTTACTATCGGCCTTACTAAATATAAAAATAAAATTTTAAAAACACTCAGAAATCATCAGCTTGAGAATATATCAAAACTTACATATGCCCATGGTTATGATAAAAATCTTGAAAAAATATTAATTCATAAATACAATTTTAGTCTTAAACTACCCAATAGTTTTAAGTTAAATGCAAAGTATTGCGAAAATAATTTTCTCTATTTTGTTGCGCATAATCCTGAACGAAGTGTGTTTGTATATTTTTCAAATAATAGGATTCCGTTGGAACCAGAAAATGCTATATGCCTTCGCGATAGCCTAACGGCTTTATTTTACGAAGGCGACTACGTTTATCAACTATATACATGTGCTGAAACCACTAATTTTAACAATAATTTAGCGTTGAAATTAATCGGCGTGTGGCAGAACAATAAATATTACGCCGGAGGTCCCTTTATTAGTTATATGTTCTATCGCGACACCTTATTGTATTTCATTGACGGAATGGTATTTAACCCCGGTCAAAAAAAACTTAATTACCTCATACAACTTGATGCAATTCTCCACACCTTTAAAGAATCTATCGTAAACTAAGGCTCAGATGGTAAATGCGGTATTTTTTATATAACTTGGCATCCCACAATAAAATGGGGTTTATAATACTGTAGTTATCCTCCAATACCCAACCTACATCGCCCCATTTATAACCCTTTTTTATACCTCCAATAAATGTTTCATAATACAACAATGCATCTAATCCTATATTCCGAAATTTGTTTTTAACACCTAAAGCCCATAAACGAGCCCCATCGATTTTATTTCGATAAATAATAAATTTTATAAATCCGAACGGAAAAAGTCGACCATTAAGATGTTTCAAAATTTGGTTATAATCCGGTAAACCAATACTCATCCCCGCAGGCTCGCCAGCAATTTCTGCAATTTGAACAATTTCAGGAACAACTATCGGCTTAAGCTTTCGAGCCAGATAATCAATTTCCTCGTCGGTCATCGGTGCAAAATCCCAGTTATTACTCCAGGCATTGTTGTAAATCTCTTTAATTTTTATCAAATCGTCCTTTAGTTTTTTAAGGTTTACTGGACGCACCATTATTTCTTTTCTACTCTTTATGGCATTCACAACCCGTAGCAATTTTTCCGGAGGTTGCATTGTTAAGTCAATATAGAAAGAATAAAGATCTTTTATTTTTTGAAAACCGAATTTTTCTACAAATTCGAGATAATATGGTGGATTATAGCTCATCTTTATGCATGGCGGTGAATTGAAACCCTCAATTAAAAAACCGGCCTCGTCATTTAATGAGGGATTGGCTGGTCCGTAGATTTCTTTCATACCTTTATTTTGAGCATATTCACAAACTTGATGCAACAAGGCTTCGGCTACAGTAAAGTCGTTAATAGCTTCAAAAAAACCAAAAAAAGCAACACTTTTATTGTGATATTTGCAATAATTGTAATCGATGATCGCAGCAACTCTTCCAACCGTGATATTATCTCGCCGAGCAATAAACAATTTTAAATCGGCATGGCGGAAAAATGGATTTTTATCCGGAGAAAGTGTTTCTTTTAAGTCAGAAATTAAGGGTGGTACCCAGTATGGGTCATTTCGATATATTATCCAAGGTAGATGGATAAAATCTCGTAGATCATTTTGAGTCTTTACCTCAGCAACTGTAATTTGCTTTTTTATGTTCATATCCCACCATTAGATTATACCCTCTTTTTTGCCAACTTTTTCAAAAATGGCTAATGCTTCATCTAGATCTTCTTCAGTATGTGTTGCCATATAGCTAGTTCTTATCAAGCTTCGGCCTGGTGGAACTGCTGGAGGAATTACTGGATTAGCGAAGATTCCCCCTTCGTACAGGCTGTGCCAGAAGTTTATTGCCTTTTCATCGCTTCCAATATGGAGTGGAATAATTGGCGTACAACTTTTTTCAGTATTATACCCCAATGCTTTTAATCCGGCTAGCATTTTTTTAGTATTGTGCCACAATCGTTCTCGTCTTTCAGGTTCATTTTGAATAATTTCTAATGCAGCTAGTACCGTGGCAACGGCTGGAGGTGGAATGCTTGCTGAAAATATTAACGAACGAGCTTGGTGTCGAATATAGGTTATTACTTTATGATCACCAGCTACAAAACCGCCAATCGTAGCAAACGATTTGGAAAAGGTCCCCATAATTAAATCAACATCATTCTCTAAACCAAAATGTTCAGCAGTTCCGGCACCTCTTTTTCCCAAAACCCCAATCGCATGAGCATCATCGACCATTATTCGAGCACCGTATGCTTTAGCCAGTCGAACAACATTAGGTAGATCAATTATATCGCCTTCCATGGAAAATATTCCATCGACAATGATTAATTTACCGCATTTTCGATCCAAACCGGCTAAAACACGCTCTAAATCGTCCATGTCGTTATGCAAAAACCGGACAACTCGCCCAAAGGACATCTGACAACCGTCAATGATTGAGGCATGATCAAGTTTATCAACAATTGCTACATCACCACGTCTAACCAGTGATGATATTACTCCTAAATTTGTTTGATAACCAGTAGAAAACACGATGCAGTCTTCTTTATTTAAAAACTTTGCCAGCTTCTGCTCTAGCTCTTCATGTAAATCTAAAGTACCGTTAAGGAATCTTGAACCAGTACATCCGGTTCCATATTTTTCGATCGCTCTAATCGCGGCTTCTTTAACTTTCGGATGGGTTGTAAGTCCTAAATAATTATTGGAGCCAAGCATTATTAACTCTTTGCCTTTAATTCGCACTCGTCGATCTGGCTCAGAATCCAAAGCTCGAAAATAGGGATAAAAACCGGTATCCTTAGCTTGCTTTACTATCGGGTAATACTCAAGACATTTATCAAAAATATCCATATGGAACTAATTTTACATTTACAAGTTTAATTGTCAATAGAAAATTTAATAAACACGATTATTATACGAATTTGATGGTAACCGAACTCTACCATATCTTTAAAATTAAAATGTCTTAACGACAACGCCTTGATGCCCCAAACGCGAAATAAATATCTACCCCATGGATCGTCCCGGATACGGTCTCCCCCACGGTGTTTTTATGCTATTTAGAATTATAGATATTAATTGGAGACAAGAAATATTTAAACAAATTAGAATTTGTAACAATATAGTAAAAAGTGCTGTCTCTTGTTAATTATAAAACAAGGTGAGCACCTGGTTAAAATTGTCTAGCGCATGCAGATTAATTGAACTTATATACTTAAGGACAGTAATCGCCTAACCAAAATTTTGGGTTAAGAATACTATTCGCTAACAAATACGTGGCAACTGCGAACCCTCGAGTTGTAAAAGTGGTCTTAATCCGCCAATTCTCGTCTTTAACCAAACTCCTAAATCATGATATTTCTCGGTTACCTCACCGATAATTGTAGCATTTTTCCCTAATGGATGAGTTTTCATAATTTTCACGATTTTCGGTGTCTCTTTTCTATCGGCAATAATAATAACTTTTCCTTCATTCGCCATGTATAATGGATCGACACCTAAAAGTTCAGCCAGCCCCCGGACCGCCTTAGGAATTGGTAGTTTATTCTCGTCGAGAACAATACTAAAATCAGTTGCATTAGCAATTTCATTTAAAGTTGTCGCAATCCCGCCACGGGTTGGATCGCGCATCATTTTAATCTGACAACGATTTTTGGCTAAAAGCTCGATTAGCGGATATAGTGCCGCACAATCACTTTTGATCTTGCCGGTAAAATGGTAATCTTTTCGGGCAAGTATCACAGCAGCCTCATGTTCACCAATATAGCCATTGATAATTACTTGATCGCCAACGGTGATGTTATTAACATTAAGCGTCGGATTACTAAAAGCCGATAGTATTTCCCCTATACCACATGTTGTAATTATAATTTCTTCATTAGCAATTTCTGAATTATCCTGAGTTTTAGAATGTTTATGTTCGATAACTTTGGTATCGCCGGTAACAATAAGAATGTTTAAAGACCTTGTCGCTTGAGCAATAGATTGACAAATCTTTTCTAAGGTCCTTAATGATAGCCCTTCTGTGATTACAAACGATAATGCTATATATAATGGTTTTGCGCCTTTTACTGCCAAATCGTTAACTGTGCCACAGACTGCTAATTTCCCAATGTCGCCCCCTGAGAAAAATAACGGTTGAACCACATACGAGTCGATTGTATAACAAAATTTATTATTGTTAGTTCCGAGGGAAATCTCGGCCGCATCTTCAAGTTTCTTTAAAATCGCATTGTCAAAATACTTCAAAAATAGTTCACTAATTAGCCGGTGCATTTTTCGACCACCGGCACCGTATTCAATGCTGATTTTGATATCTTGTCTATTGCTCATATTTATAATAAGCAGCACATGCGCCTTCAGATGATACCATACAAGGACCAACTGGATGAGATGGACTACAACTTTTTCCAAAAAGCGGGCACTCCTTAGGAGTAATTAGGCCTAAAAGAATATCCCCGCAACGACAGGGTTGCATCTTAGGTTCAGAAACATCAATCTGAAAATATTTACGAGCATCAAAACTTTCATAGTCTTTTGAAAGCTCAAGCCCGGAGTTCGGAATTAATCCCAAACCCCGCCAATAAGCGCCAATTGGCTGAAAAACTTCTTTTATAATATCTTGAGCTACTAAATTACCGTCACGCTCCACACACCGTTTATATTGAATTGCTACATAATAATTTCTTTCTCTTATTTGTTGAAGAAGATTATTTATCGCCTCTAAAATATCCTCCGGCTCAAAACCGGTAATTACACAGGGCTTTCGGTAGTCTCTGGCTAAAAATTCATACGGTTTACTGCCGATAATCGTTGAAACATGACCGGGCAGAATAAAACCATCGATTTGTAAACGAGGGTCTTGTGCAATTTTCTGCAGAGCTGGAGGGATAAGTTTTAATAATGGCAGCAGATAAAAATTTTTTATACGCTGTTGTTTAGCTTTAAGAATGGTAACGGCAACTGCCGGAGCTGTAGTTTCAAACCCAACGCCAACAAAGATGACAATTTTTTTAGTGTTTTTCGCCAAAGTCAGAGCATCGGTGGGTGAATAAACAATTTGAATGTTGGCACCAAGTGCTTTTTCACGCTCTAGGGTACTTTTGGTACCAGGCACTCGCATTAAGTCCCCAAAAGTTGTTATGATAACATTTGACCATTGAGCAAGACCTATTATCAAATCGATATCTTTTTGAGTTGTAACACAAACCGGACAGCCTGGTCCGGAAATTAGTTGAACTTTATCTTTAACCATCTGTCTGATTCCAGAAGAAGAGATCACATTAGTATGGGTACCACATACCTCCATAAATCGATATGGCTTGGTTTTCGCCTGCCGATTAATTTTTATTTTCATTGCGTGTGCTTAGCCGAGACTTTTAAATTCGCCAATAATGCGCGTGCCCAATAGCTTTCAGGGGCTGTGGGAAAGTTAAAAATAAGATTTTCGAAAACATCTCGTGCTTTTAAAGTATCACCTAGAAAATTTAGATAAATAACTCCAAGTTCGTAGTGAACTTGAGGAATCAATTTACTTTTGGGGAATTTATTAGAAAATTCAGTTAATGAAGCGATCGCAAGATTTATTTGGTTTTGGGTTTTATATATGGTGCTAAGCATTAAGTAACCATATTCGGCAATATTGGTGTTTTTTTTGATTAATTCCTGACAAACAGATTTAGCCTGTTCGTAATTTTTATTTTCGTAATTGTATACCACATCAGCATATGCCTTTAAACCTATTGTATCGTCTTTTAAATCGGTGATCAAAATTAAAAGGTTTAAGGCGTCATTTACAAATTTACTCTTTGGGAAATTTTTGATAAATTCCGATGTCCAATAAAATATTGAGTCGATCCGAGTTCGGAAAAACGATAATTTTATTTGTTCCCAAATAATTTGGTCTGAACGATAATCAGGATTTTTTACATACAATGTCGGTTCGTTAGTTTTATTCGAATCTGAACACAATTGAGAAATTAACCCTTCAATTTGTACATTGCGATTATCAGACATTGTTAACAAACCTGACACGCGCTTAATGTCTTTACCGTTTAATGTTATTGAATTAATAACTAAAATAAAGATTATTAAAAATTTATAATTCATATTTATTATTCTCTTAAAAGAATTTCGAAATAATTTCTAATTACCTGCTCATATTCTCGCGGATAATTTGCACGCAATGATCGGATAATCTCTTCACGGAGTTGCTTTTTGTTTTCTCCTAAATTCTTTTCAAGCTTTATAAGTTCCCGATTAAAATCCTCTTTACCGATGACTCGCTCTCTACGTTCTTCTGAGGATCTCTGCCTAATACTTCGTTGGGCATCCAACAAATTCTCGATCACTCTTTCCTGACGTTCGATAGTATGGCGCGAAATGTTTAATTTCTGTAGATCTTCTTCAACCTTTTTCATCTCTTCTAAAGCACCTTCTAAGCTGCCTGTTAGTCCCGGCATCTCGCCGTAATTACCCATATTTATCTCTTCAAGAAGCTGCGCTAACTGACTGCGCAACTTACTTTGAAGGGACATCAATCGTTCAAGTTGTGCTAACTGTTCAGCAGACAATCCGCCAGGAATCGGTATAGGAATTCCATTCATACCTTGGTTTATTGACATCTGATCGGCGGTTAATTGTGATAGTGCTTCGAGTAACGCTTCTAACCCTCCCTTCTCACCTCCTGGTTGGTTTAAAAATTGAAGTCGATTTAAAATCTGAAATGTCACTAAATTAAGATAATAAATAGCATCGTTCTGTATCTGATTTATCCCAATCCAATTAATATTGTTCGTTTCTTCTAAAAGTTTCGCTGCGCTGTCCATGTTTAGTATTGTTTTACTTATCATTTGGACCCACTTAGGGGAAACAAATAATGATTGACTAGAATATCGGGCTAAACTTTCAGCTATGACACCTGCGGCTTCGCTTAACTGTTTTTGTTGAATTACTTTCTGAATCTTAGGAATATCCGAAAGTGTTATTAAGTCTTCTTGCATTTTGGAAATCCGATTTAGATTATACGCAACAGCTAGTAACGCATTTAGAATCGATGAAATTTGATTTTTTTTGTAGGAATCAGCTAGATTTTTAAGTCCCTCCTTTATTGATTCTAAATCACGAGTCAAATCTTTACTATTTTCTTGAGCATTTTTGCGGTTATTTTGACTTAACAAATCTGCGATTTGACGTGGTCTTCTTGTCAGCTGTTTCAGCGAAAAATCTAACAGAATTTGTCGTAATCCTTGTTGGACGAAGTTGTCTTGAATTTCTTTTGCCACCTTGTCGATTTCTTGTTGCAAGTTAATTATTTCTTCACCAATCTTAAGTTGGGGCCCAATTAGTTCTGCTAAGTTTTTATCGATTTTTATTCGTTCGGTTATTTGTAATTGTTGTTTATAGATTTCCTCGGCTTTTCGCACCAGATTGGTCAATAGTTGTTCACGTTGAATATTTTTTAACAACTCCAACGCGCGCCGAAGCCCTTCTTTTGTATTTTCTGATGACAATTTTAACTCTTCTAAAGATTTTGCAAGTTGAGGATTGTTTTCAATTAAAGTTTTATGTAAGTTGGCCAAACGTTCTTTAATTTCTTCTGGAAGTATTTGATTAAGGATTTCACTTATTTGATTAATATGCTCAATAGCTTCTTTGTCTAGCATAAAACTTGAATATAAATCAGAAGCTATTCGATCTATTTCTTTTTGAAGTTCATTTATTTCAGAAATTAACTCCTCCTGTCGAGTAATTAATTCGCTTAACTTGGTTTTTTGTTCCCAATCCATATTTCGATATTTTTGAACCTGCGCTTTAAGTTGATCTAATTCCTTAATCAATTGGGTTTGTTTTTCTAAAATTGGCTGTAATTGGTTAGTCGCTGTACGTCCGGTTTTAGTGGCTTCTTCAAAAATTTCTGTCAATGACGGGAATCTTATAACATATGTTTCACTTCTTCCCATGCCCGGACCGCTAACAATATTATTGTCATATACAACTCCATAATAAATTATTATATCGCCGGGTAGAAGACTAATTTTACTTAAGTCCCAAAGATAAAAAGTTGTATCTTCGTTCCGGTTGTTAAATTTTTTTAGTTTTATTTTAGTGGTTTCAGAAACATTGGCTTTTAAATAATGAAGTTCAAGGGTAGTAAGTCCGAAATCATCCAGAGTGTAAACGCCTAACAACACTTTCATATCAATTGGTAAGTTAATATCGCGCCCTGGCAGAAAAAAACGAATTATTGGCGGCTCGTCATTTTGAGGCAAAAGATAATACCATTGGGTCATGCCTGTATTGCCGGTTCTACTGGTAAGCACTATTTTAAAAGAATCGGGTTTTTTGAAAATTATCTCACCTCGAAAACTATCGCCGGATGTATTTAAGTTTTGAGATGCATCTTGGGTAATTAGCTTCGCTTGAGTTATTTCG from candidate division WOR-3 bacterium carries:
- a CDS encoding protein-L-isoaspartate(D-aspartate) O-methyltransferase, whose translation is MRNMLVGLLLFSIFLAWIIVCCSSSKPDNFFSQRKEMVQTQIARRGIRDRRVLDAMLKVPRHLFVPKEYLGEAYADYPLPIGEGQTISQPYIVALMTELASLRGTEKVLEIGTGSGYQAAILSLLAKEVYTIEIVETLAKGAEKRLKELGYHNVYVRHGDGFLGWPEAQPFDVVIITCALSYIPDSLISQLKDNGRIVAPIGNEYGYQVLTVFEKKDNKLKKTEYEPVRFVPMRGLIETQ
- the recG gene encoding ATP-dependent DNA helicase RecG — encoded protein: MFTTTSTLESPVQYLKGIGPKKAKHLKRLNVETIGDFLFLVPRRYIDRSNIVKIRELPLDIEGTIFGKIVATNVKITKNKGLLVTILVSDNTGVLEAIWFNRPDLKDKFRVNQKIILSGIVTFRYRKQMINPFYEIIPENTNSSRKSIATNNFDQSFKFVYTGGIIPIYPLTEGLTNWDIRRSMRYAIDTYCNDLNETLPINILRKYNFPNIVQTIQNIHFPEKITDAQIAYKRLVFEEFFYFELILALQKLNILRSTKGYILEDKGILTQKFIASLPFKLTPGQLKVLDEIRNDMARPRPMNRLLQGDVGSGKTVIAIYAMLIAIENGYQAALMAPTEILAEQHYFVWYQRLKELGVSSCLLTGSTKIKERKLLYEGIRTGNINLVFGTHALIEENVMFHKLGIAVVDEQHRFGVMQRAALLNKGINPDFLVMTATPIPRTLQLTIYGDLDVSKLVEKPPGRKKTITRIVDEKNRSQVYQFIKESLTKKRQIYIVCPLIDESEKMDLRAAIKTYQEIQSIFKEARVGLIHGRIKSSERIKIMEDFRNHQLDILVTTTVIEVGIDIPNASIMIIEHPERFGLSQLHQLRGRIGRGTEVSYCILITSVGPNSIAYERLKFFEQTDDGFLLAEKDLEIRGPGEIFGTRQHGLPDFHFADLKRDEHLLFKARDEAFSLIEKDPRLERSENQLIRNTFLKRFKNRIGLLRVG
- a CDS encoding DUF4837 family protein; its protein translation is MTKYIIIGLSILFLITCSSNLPISIGKTREVVILSNHIDAIKKILSNILERPIYTVQPEPEFLIKYLPLSSIDRYYRFHTLFIIGSINEEPINSLLKLYVKKILKDTFGLYNISDLWAKNQKVFIFAVSDLKYLTIGLTKYKNKILKTLRNHQLENISKLTYAHGYDKNLEKILIHKYNFSLKLPNSFKLNAKYCENNFLYFVAHNPERSVFVYFSNNRIPLEPENAICLRDSLTALFYEGDYVYQLYTCAETTNFNNNLALKLIGVWQNNKYYAGGPFISYMFYRDTLLYFIDGMVFNPGQKKLNYLIQLDAILHTFKESIVN
- a CDS encoding pyridoxal phosphate-dependent aminotransferase family protein, which produces MDIFDKCLEYYPIVKQAKDTGFYPYFRALDSEPDRRVRIKGKELIMLGSNNYLGLTTHPKVKEAAIRAIEKYGTGCTGSRFLNGTLDLHEELEQKLAKFLNKEDCIVFSTGYQTNLGVISSLVRRGDVAIVDKLDHASIIDGCQMSFGRVVRFLHNDMDDLERVLAGLDRKCGKLIIVDGIFSMEGDIIDLPNVVRLAKAYGARIMVDDAHAIGVLGKRGAGTAEHFGLENDVDLIMGTFSKSFATIGGFVAGDHKVITYIRHQARSLIFSASIPPPAVATVLAALEIIQNEPERRERLWHNTKKMLAGLKALGYNTEKSCTPIIPLHIGSDEKAINFWHSLYEGGIFANPVIPPAVPPGRSLIRTSYMATHTEEDLDEALAIFEKVGKKEGII
- the hypE gene encoding hydrogenase expression/formation protein HypE, giving the protein MSNRQDIKISIEYGAGGRKMHRLISELFLKYFDNAILKKLEDAAEISLGTNNNKFCYTIDSYVVQPLFFSGGDIGKLAVCGTVNDLAVKGAKPLYIALSFVITEGLSLRTLEKICQSIAQATRSLNILIVTGDTKVIEHKHSKTQDNSEIANEEIIITTCGIGEILSAFSNPTLNVNNITVGDQVIINGYIGEHEAAVILARKDYHFTGKIKSDCAALYPLIELLAKNRCQIKMMRDPTRGGIATTLNEIANATDFSIVLDENKLPIPKAVRGLAELLGVDPLYMANEGKVIIIADRKETPKIVKIMKTHPLGKNATIIGEVTEKYHDLGVWLKTRIGGLRPLLQLEGSQLPRIC
- the hypD gene encoding hydrogenase formation protein HypD, whose amino-acid sequence is MKIKINRQAKTKPYRFMEVCGTHTNVISSSGIRQMVKDKVQLISGPGCPVCVTTQKDIDLIIGLAQWSNVIITTFGDLMRVPGTKSTLEREKALGANIQIVYSPTDALTLAKNTKKIVIFVGVGFETTAPAVAVTILKAKQQRIKNFYLLPLLKLIPPALQKIAQDPRLQIDGFILPGHVSTIIGSKPYEFLARDYRKPCVITGFEPEDILEAINNLLQQIRERNYYVAIQYKRCVERDGNLVAQDIIKEVFQPIGAYWRGLGLIPNSGLELSKDYESFDARKYFQIDVSEPKMQPCRCGDILLGLITPKECPLFGKSCSPSHPVGPCMVSSEGACAAYYKYEQ
- a CDS encoding tetratricopeptide repeat protein, which produces MNYKFLIIFILVINSITLNGKDIKRVSGLLTMSDNRNVQIEGLISQLCSDSNKTNEPTLYVKNPDYRSDQIIWEQIKLSFFRTRIDSIFYWTSEFIKNFPKSKFVNDALNLLILITDLKDDTIGLKAYADVVYNYENKNYEQAKSVCQELIKKNTNIAEYGYLMLSTIYKTQNQINLAIASLTEFSNKFPKSKLIPQVHYELGVIYLNFLGDTLKARDVFENLIFNFPTAPESYWARALLANLKVSAKHTQ